The bacterium genome has a window encoding:
- a CDS encoding tetratricopeptide repeat protein, translating into MRYPLVMAARHFLPILLALGLGALGCTSIESARLFRGGSQALDRGDAEQAVSLLEQAAQLEPDAAPVLNNLGVAYLAAGREAEAKLAFERAVALDCSHEPAQRNLRALQDAPRNGSVARQSSP; encoded by the coding sequence GTGCGCTATCCCCTGGTCATGGCCGCCCGCCACTTCCTTCCGATCCTTCTGGCCCTTGGGCTGGGAGCCCTCGGCTGCACCTCCATCGAGAGTGCACGATTGTTTCGTGGCGGTAGCCAGGCCCTCGATCGCGGTGATGCCGAGCAGGCCGTCAGCCTGTTGGAGCAGGCAGCCCAGCTCGAGCCCGACGCAGCTCCGGTTCTGAACAACCTGGGTGTCGCCTATCTCGCAGCCGGCCGCGAGGCCGAGGCCAAGCTTGCGTTCGAGCGGGCGGTTGCGCTGGATTGCAGTCACGAGCCCGCCCAGCGCAATCTCCGGGCGCTTCAAGACGCGCCGCGAAACGGGAGTGTCGCGCGCCAATCCAGTCCCTAG
- a CDS encoding DEAD/DEAH box helicase family protein, translated as MPADPAEQMFQKQQRGWEMLRVPALRRWQKEALAGFEASRAPSYLAVATPGAGKTTFALMAARRSLVARQAARVVVVVPTAHLKTQWADAAESFGLLLEPEWKSRAALPADVHGVIVTYQQVAASAAAVARVAHGGFGILDEIHHAGESRAWGDAIRQALEPAVRRLCISGTPFRSDDAAIPFVQYIGEEARPDYEYGYGDALGDRAVVRPVFFPRTNGHMEWRSKDGREYAASFDDPLRGALASQRLRTALAVEGEWLPAVLSQAHRQLLHLREQDPDAGGLVIATSQEHARGIARILRGRLGVRPVVATSDDPLASRRIAGFRDSREPWLVAVRMVSEGVDIPRLRVGVYATTTTTDLFFRQAVGRLVRFVKGKGRQSAYMFIPEDKRICSFALDIKRPRRHSLRPPEDADEAMDREEAADPEEEQLDLFAAIASKALGSDGEELRPDDIWDAETDIEAEEAWMPESDELPELAEPVPLPVSAPQAALKSSVRKRRRELRELNQARVETLVRLTRLSHAQVNKRLNARIGLKRISEATEQHLQARAEAARRWIQGD; from the coding sequence TTGCCCGCCGATCCGGCGGAGCAGATGTTCCAGAAGCAGCAGCGGGGGTGGGAGATGTTGCGGGTGCCGGCTTTGCGGCGCTGGCAGAAGGAGGCGTTGGCTGGTTTCGAGGCCAGCAGGGCGCCGAGCTATCTGGCCGTGGCCACGCCCGGTGCAGGCAAGACCACGTTCGCGTTGATGGCGGCCCGCCGCTCCCTGGTCGCACGTCAGGCGGCGCGCGTCGTCGTGGTCGTGCCGACCGCCCATTTGAAGACCCAGTGGGCCGATGCGGCCGAGAGCTTCGGATTGTTGCTCGAGCCCGAATGGAAGAGCCGCGCGGCGCTTCCGGCGGATGTCCACGGTGTCATCGTGACCTACCAGCAGGTTGCTGCGAGCGCGGCTGCCGTCGCACGGGTGGCGCACGGTGGTTTCGGAATTCTCGATGAGATCCACCACGCGGGCGAGAGCCGCGCCTGGGGAGACGCCATTCGCCAGGCACTCGAGCCTGCGGTGCGGCGCCTCTGCATCTCGGGCACGCCGTTCCGTTCCGACGATGCAGCCATCCCTTTCGTGCAATACATCGGCGAGGAAGCGCGGCCCGACTACGAGTACGGCTACGGAGATGCGCTGGGCGACCGGGCCGTCGTTCGTCCCGTGTTCTTCCCCAGGACCAACGGCCACATGGAGTGGCGCAGCAAGGATGGCCGGGAGTACGCGGCGAGCTTCGACGATCCGCTTCGCGGCGCTCTCGCGAGCCAAAGGCTTCGCACAGCACTGGCCGTTGAAGGTGAGTGGCTTCCGGCGGTTCTCAGCCAGGCGCATCGCCAGCTCCTCCACCTCCGGGAGCAGGATCCCGATGCGGGCGGATTGGTGATCGCGACGAGCCAGGAGCATGCGCGTGGAATCGCGCGAATCCTGCGCGGACGGCTAGGTGTTCGCCCGGTCGTTGCGACCTCCGACGATCCGTTGGCCAGCCGTCGCATCGCCGGCTTCCGGGATTCCCGGGAGCCCTGGCTGGTGGCGGTCCGGATGGTCTCCGAGGGAGTCGATATTCCGCGACTGAGGGTTGGTGTCTACGCCACGACCACCACGACGGATCTGTTCTTCCGACAAGCCGTCGGAAGGCTGGTCCGGTTCGTCAAGGGCAAGGGGCGTCAGAGCGCCTACATGTTCATTCCCGAGGACAAACGGATCTGCTCGTTCGCGCTCGATATCAAGCGTCCAAGGCGGCACTCCCTTCGCCCGCCGGAAGACGCCGATGAAGCGATGGATCGAGAAGAGGCCGCCGACCCGGAGGAAGAGCAACTCGACCTCTTCGCGGCGATCGCGTCCAAGGCCCTTGGCAGCGATGGGGAGGAGCTTCGACCCGACGACATCTGGGATGCAGAGACGGACATCGAAGCCGAAGAAGCCTGGATGCCAGAGTCGGACGAGCTTCCCGAGCTGGCAGAGCCGGTTCCGCTCCCGGTCTCAGCTCCCCAGGCGGCGCTGAAATCCAGCGTGCGGAAACGTCGCCGCGAGCTTCGCGAGTTGAATCAGGCCCGGGTCGAAACGCTGGTTCGCCTTACCCGGCTCTCGCATGCGCAGGTCAACAAGCGATTGAATGCGCGGATTGGTCTGAAGCGCATTTCCGAGGCGACCGAGCAGCATCTGCAGGCCAGGGCAGAAGCGGCGCGACGCTGGATCCAAGGGGACTGA
- a CDS encoding arginine N-succinyltransferase has product MLTLRPVAAGDLDDLALLAGLLDSMNLPRDPDFLATRIALSEKSFAGRLDDPSEAVYQFVLYDHEAARCVGTSLILAQHGRPGVPYYWLEVSTEERRSSELEARFVHQKLQLRSTEDGPTEVGGLILDPAYRGHPERCGKALSIVRFAYIGAHREWFKREVIAEMLSPFEAPGKNLLWDAFGAKFTGVPYREADHLSARSKQFIADLFPRDPVYATLFPDEVQKVIGQANESAKAAVRILEKVGFHPLNQVDPFDGGPYYGAARDAISSVRGRRELVLPGIPVQQGARSEPDMALLSTEAGGHFRATVVPLGSDDAPIVSEGCRTALDVRSGNRVSVTPLP; this is encoded by the coding sequence GTGCTGACGCTTCGCCCGGTGGCGGCGGGAGATCTCGACGATCTCGCCCTGCTCGCCGGCCTGCTGGACTCCATGAACCTGCCCCGGGATCCGGATTTCCTGGCTACGCGAATCGCACTCTCGGAGAAATCCTTTGCGGGGCGTCTCGATGACCCGAGCGAAGCGGTCTACCAATTCGTTCTCTACGACCACGAAGCGGCGCGTTGCGTCGGCACGTCGCTGATCCTGGCTCAGCATGGTCGACCTGGCGTGCCGTACTACTGGCTCGAAGTCTCGACAGAGGAGCGGCGTAGCTCTGAACTCGAAGCGCGCTTCGTCCATCAGAAGCTGCAGCTGCGCTCGACGGAAGACGGCCCCACCGAGGTGGGTGGGTTGATTCTCGATCCGGCCTACCGGGGCCACCCCGAGCGTTGTGGCAAGGCGCTATCGATCGTGCGCTTTGCCTACATCGGGGCTCATCGTGAGTGGTTCAAGAGGGAAGTGATCGCAGAGATGCTCTCGCCCTTCGAAGCACCGGGGAAGAACCTGCTATGGGATGCCTTTGGTGCAAAGTTCACGGGCGTCCCGTATCGGGAAGCCGACCATCTCTCCGCGCGCTCGAAGCAATTCATCGCCGATCTCTTTCCCCGCGATCCCGTGTACGCCACTCTCTTTCCCGATGAAGTGCAGAAAGTGATCGGCCAGGCCAACGAATCCGCCAAGGCCGCCGTGCGCATTCTCGAGAAGGTGGGCTTCCATCCCCTGAACCAGGTCGACCCCTTCGATGGCGGGCCCTACTACGGTGCGGCGCGAGACGCCATCTCGTCAGTCCGCGGACGACGCGAGCTGGTATTGCCTGGAATCCCCGTCCAACAAGGAGCACGCTCCGAACCCGACATGGCCCTGCTCTCCACCGAGGCCGGGGGACACTTCCGCGCCACCGTCGTCCCGCTCGGGAGCGACGACGCTCCGATCGTCTCGGAGGGCTGCCGGACTGCACTCGATGTCCGCTCCGGTAACAGGGTTTCGGTCACACCTCTACCATGA
- a CDS encoding endonuclease gives MTTHMIDKEFAPDDLAPPGGRLRRSRAETRARKERAAERKDALAAAIPYLAAVRAPSLPLGGTMGREVSVASYNVHRWAGLNGVRAPDPARAGFVISELEADVIGLQEVLRPFEWEEDPLERLADALNLHLAFVATRVHRRGEIGNAILSRWPITSVFSLDLSFSRVEKRSAVAVEFASSEGPVAVVATHLALVDRTRARQVKSILENPRLQGPVILLGDMNAWRKCKATRTLERELIGDEEMTWPRTFPAARPVWALDRVYARGAQIEEVVAHESAAARKASDHLPVIAQLRIEGNGIEGS, from the coding sequence ATGACCACACACATGATCGACAAGGAGTTCGCGCCCGACGACCTGGCGCCGCCGGGGGGCCGCTTGCGCCGCTCTCGAGCGGAGACGCGCGCCCGCAAGGAGCGAGCCGCAGAACGCAAGGACGCGCTTGCCGCGGCGATTCCCTACCTCGCTGCAGTGCGGGCGCCGAGCCTGCCGCTGGGTGGCACGATGGGCCGGGAGGTCTCCGTGGCCAGCTACAACGTGCACCGTTGGGCAGGCCTGAACGGGGTCCGGGCGCCGGATCCGGCCCGGGCTGGCTTCGTGATCTCCGAGTTGGAAGCCGACGTCATCGGTCTCCAGGAAGTGCTCCGGCCCTTCGAGTGGGAAGAGGATCCGCTGGAGCGCCTGGCGGACGCCCTGAACCTCCACCTGGCCTTCGTCGCGACCCGCGTGCATCGCCGCGGCGAAATCGGCAATGCGATCCTGTCACGTTGGCCCATCACCAGCGTGTTCTCGCTCGATCTCTCCTTCTCGCGGGTCGAGAAGCGTTCCGCGGTGGCGGTGGAATTCGCCAGCAGTGAAGGGCCGGTCGCGGTCGTGGCGACGCATCTGGCGTTGGTCGATCGTACTCGAGCCCGGCAGGTCAAGAGCATCCTCGAAAACCCGCGGTTGCAGGGGCCGGTGATCCTGCTCGGGGACATGAACGCCTGGCGGAAGTGCAAGGCCACCCGCACGCTCGAGCGCGAGTTGATCGGCGACGAGGAGATGACCTGGCCGCGGACCTTTCCGGCCGCTCGCCCCGTATGGGCCCTCGACCGGGTGTATGCGCGAGGGGCCCAGATTGAGGAGGTCGTCGCTCACGAGAGCGCGGCAGCTCGCAAGGCTTCGGATCACCTGCCGGTGATCGCCCAGCTCCGGATCGAGGGGAACGGGATCGAGGGCAGTTGA
- a CDS encoding aminotransferase class III-fold pyridoxal phosphate-dependent enzyme → MARHSRSASGSLMDSPQVKKAAAALLDAVAEEANSRALSPAAYERAIKQLERLRGRPLGWPMLQAGVGQGATLRLADGTRLLDFIGGIGVYAFGHSDRQLLETAVAAAAVDTVFQGHLVPGVENLEISKLLVKHAGPRLKHAWLSVSGAMANENALKMILQKHQPADRIIVFENAFAGRTLAMAELTDKPGFREGLPLRGNVLHVPFHDPSQTDPIRNGLDALEAHLGRFPGRIAAMMFELVQGEGGFNTAPPEYFRALMERCHEAGVAVWVDEVQTFARTGELYAFRTLGLEDLVDVVTLGKVLQGSAVLFSRRYNPKPGLISGTYAGSTVGMAVGAQIIERLDQEGYLGPEGRIVVLARRVERRFVSLAKRMPRAIGPRSGIGSMQAFVPWNGNPEVVGAVLRKCFEEGLLVFGAGRSPMKVRMLLPVNATDEELEQGFAILEKALAAVGEERGLQC, encoded by the coding sequence ATGGCAAGACACTCCCGAAGTGCCAGCGGTTCCCTGATGGACTCGCCGCAGGTCAAGAAAGCTGCGGCGGCCCTGCTGGACGCGGTCGCCGAAGAGGCCAATTCCCGAGCACTCAGCCCGGCGGCCTACGAGCGCGCGATCAAGCAGCTTGAGCGTCTACGCGGGCGCCCCCTCGGTTGGCCCATGCTCCAGGCGGGCGTCGGCCAGGGCGCAACCCTTCGGCTTGCGGACGGCACCCGACTCCTCGATTTCATCGGGGGAATCGGCGTCTACGCGTTCGGCCATAGCGATCGCCAGCTGCTGGAAACCGCCGTGGCCGCCGCCGCGGTCGACACCGTCTTCCAGGGCCATCTGGTCCCCGGAGTCGAGAACCTCGAAATCTCGAAGTTGCTCGTCAAACACGCGGGCCCTCGCCTCAAGCACGCGTGGCTCTCGGTTTCCGGAGCGATGGCCAATGAGAACGCGCTGAAGATGATCCTCCAGAAGCACCAACCGGCGGATCGCATCATCGTCTTCGAGAACGCCTTCGCCGGACGCACCCTCGCGATGGCCGAGCTCACCGACAAGCCCGGCTTCCGGGAAGGCCTGCCGTTGCGCGGCAACGTGCTCCACGTTCCCTTCCATGACCCGTCGCAAACGGATCCGATTCGCAACGGCCTCGATGCGTTGGAGGCACACCTCGGGCGCTTCCCGGGTCGGATCGCGGCGATGATGTTCGAGTTGGTACAGGGTGAAGGCGGCTTCAACACGGCCCCACCGGAATACTTCCGGGCGCTCATGGAACGTTGTCATGAAGCGGGCGTCGCCGTCTGGGTGGACGAGGTGCAGACGTTCGCGCGAACCGGCGAGCTCTACGCCTTTCGTACACTCGGACTGGAAGATCTCGTGGATGTCGTCACGTTAGGCAAGGTCCTTCAAGGCAGCGCCGTCCTCTTCAGCCGCCGCTACAACCCGAAGCCCGGCTTGATCTCCGGCACCTACGCCGGCTCCACGGTCGGTATGGCCGTCGGTGCCCAGATCATCGAGAGGCTCGATCAGGAGGGCTACCTGGGACCAGAGGGACGGATCGTCGTGCTTGCTCGCCGTGTCGAGCGCCGTTTCGTTTCCCTCGCCAAACGCATGCCCCGGGCCATCGGTCCGCGCAGCGGAATCGGCTCCATGCAGGCCTTCGTCCCGTGGAATGGGAACCCGGAGGTGGTCGGCGCCGTCCTAAGGAAGTGCTTCGAAGAAGGCCTCCTCGTCTTCGGCGCTGGCCGAAGCCCCATGAAGGTACGCATGCTGCTGCCCGTCAACGCCACGGACGAAGAACTCGAGCAGGGTTTCGCGATCCTCGAGAAGGCACTCGCTGCGGTCGGCGAAGAGCGGGGACTCCAGTGCTGA
- a CDS encoding phytanoyl-CoA dioxygenase family protein, whose amino-acid sequence MYRATDAELKQYDELGFFVRERVFDGQELEGLRAGAENVHAQIVEAAGRDDAGPIDQVDNQKYQTVLGSTIKWEWNDDLVAVRSMEPTGHLDARLEVLLDDPRLYQPAQSINRCDTLSVFSDKLNVKRPGGAPFPWHQEGLYWENGAEDLESLVSTLTYLDDSTKENGCLWVILGSHKHGNLKGLEDRGVLGALYTDTDLIDGEAFATELPAGSVLYFHRDLVHGSQTNRTGASRRVFVVAYQAGGLHRWRIDRKREVVMGQRSSG is encoded by the coding sequence GTGTACCGAGCAACAGACGCGGAACTGAAGCAATACGATGAACTGGGATTCTTCGTCAGGGAGAGGGTCTTCGACGGTCAGGAACTCGAGGGGTTGCGGGCCGGCGCAGAGAACGTTCACGCTCAAATCGTCGAGGCGGCCGGCCGAGATGACGCCGGCCCGATCGATCAGGTCGACAACCAGAAGTACCAGACCGTGCTGGGCTCCACGATCAAATGGGAATGGAACGACGATCTAGTGGCGGTTCGCTCGATGGAGCCGACCGGGCACCTCGACGCGCGCCTGGAAGTGCTGCTCGACGATCCGCGGCTCTATCAACCGGCCCAGTCGATCAATCGATGCGACACCCTCAGCGTCTTCAGCGACAAGCTCAACGTGAAGCGCCCGGGTGGGGCACCGTTTCCGTGGCACCAGGAAGGATTGTACTGGGAGAACGGGGCCGAAGACCTCGAATCCCTGGTCAGCACACTCACCTACCTGGATGACTCGACGAAGGAGAACGGTTGCCTCTGGGTGATTCTCGGTAGCCACAAGCACGGCAACCTGAAGGGGCTCGAGGATCGCGGCGTGCTGGGAGCGCTCTACACCGATACCGACCTCATCGATGGAGAAGCCTTTGCAACTGAGCTGCCCGCCGGCAGCGTTCTCTACTTCCATCGCGATCTCGTCCACGGCTCGCAGACCAATCGAACCGGTGCCAGTCGCCGCGTCTTCGTGGTGGCCTATCAAGCGGGGGGGCTGCACCGCTGGCGCATCGATCGAAAGCGCGAAGTCGTGATGGGGCAGCGATCCAGCGGCTGA
- a CDS encoding GatB/YqeY domain-containing protein, which produces MGLVEEISEGMKAAMKAKQATRVTTLRNIRASFLNEMKKDGSETLEDEVCIGVLRRIEKQRKESIGAFEQAGREDRAEAEREELAVVQEFLPSLADEETTRGWVRSAIEASGASEPKEMGKVMGALMKAHKGEVDGGLAQKIARELLGAG; this is translated from the coding sequence ATGGGTCTCGTCGAAGAAATCTCGGAAGGCATGAAGGCCGCCATGAAGGCCAAGCAGGCGACCCGCGTGACGACCCTACGCAACATTCGTGCGTCCTTCCTGAACGAGATGAAGAAGGACGGCTCCGAGACGCTCGAAGACGAGGTTTGCATCGGCGTCTTGCGTCGGATCGAAAAACAGCGCAAGGAGAGCATCGGAGCCTTCGAGCAAGCGGGCCGCGAAGACAGAGCCGAAGCCGAACGCGAAGAACTCGCGGTGGTGCAGGAGTTCCTGCCCAGCCTCGCGGATGAGGAGACCACTCGCGGCTGGGTTCGCTCGGCCATCGAGGCGAGTGGAGCCAGCGAGCCCAAGGAAATGGGCAAGGTGATGGGCGCCTTGATGAAGGCCCACAAGGGCGAGGTGGACGGCGGGCTGGCCCAGAAAATCGCACGCGAGCTGCTCGGGGCCGGCTGA
- a CDS encoding aldehyde dehydrogenase family protein yields MTDILRSLSPADPADEIGRFAVWDADAVAEAIGRARGAFPRWRDVGFEKRAMVLRRFRDLAAERKEELAQLIAREMGKALWDARGEAALLPAKIDVTLEHGMAYAETLNANASARATFHPRGVLAVLGPFNFPAHLPNGHIVPALATGNCVVFKPSDHTPAVGDWMQRAWRDAGLPSGVFELVQGGAETGRALALAEDVDGVLFTGSYAVGRALREATLDQPGKLLALEMGGKNAMIVLEDADLELAAAEAALSITATTGQRCSCLSRLFVHNSVLEELQERLTLLLSGLQIGPPLEEGTFMGPLVSRAAFERVQRMRAQAEAAGGERVFRGETLRIAPYIAPGLVRFGTTEQTHAYQREELFGPEASLYPIDDLDQGIAAVNDSEYGLAASVMTRSRAHFEHCVGNVRTGILNWNKGTIGASGRLPFGGGGKSGNDRPAGILATVYCTVPQAHLEFEGGLDPETLPPGFPRS; encoded by the coding sequence ATGACCGACATCCTTCGCAGTCTTTCCCCGGCGGATCCGGCCGACGAGATCGGGCGCTTCGCGGTATGGGATGCAGATGCCGTTGCCGAAGCCATCGGCCGAGCAAGAGGAGCATTCCCGCGCTGGCGTGACGTTGGTTTCGAGAAACGGGCGATGGTGCTGCGGCGTTTCCGGGATCTCGCCGCGGAGCGCAAGGAAGAACTCGCGCAGCTGATTGCACGAGAAATGGGCAAGGCGCTCTGGGATGCCCGGGGCGAAGCGGCGCTGCTTCCCGCGAAGATCGATGTGACCCTCGAGCATGGCATGGCTTACGCAGAGACGTTGAATGCCAATGCGAGTGCGCGCGCAACCTTTCATCCGCGGGGCGTCCTCGCCGTGCTGGGGCCCTTCAACTTCCCCGCCCATCTTCCGAACGGCCATATCGTTCCCGCCCTGGCCACCGGCAACTGCGTGGTCTTCAAGCCGAGCGATCACACGCCGGCCGTCGGAGACTGGATGCAGCGGGCCTGGCGAGACGCTGGGCTCCCGTCTGGAGTCTTCGAACTGGTGCAGGGTGGCGCCGAGACAGGCCGGGCCCTCGCCCTCGCCGAGGATGTCGATGGTGTGCTCTTCACGGGCTCCTACGCCGTCGGCCGGGCGTTGCGTGAGGCCACGCTCGATCAGCCTGGCAAGCTCCTGGCGCTGGAAATGGGCGGCAAGAACGCCATGATCGTTCTCGAGGATGCGGATCTCGAGCTGGCGGCCGCCGAAGCCGCGCTCTCGATCACCGCGACGACCGGGCAACGCTGCTCGTGCCTGTCACGGCTCTTCGTGCACAATTCGGTTCTGGAGGAACTACAGGAGCGATTGACATTACTCCTCTCCGGCTTGCAGATCGGCCCGCCTCTCGAGGAGGGCACCTTCATGGGGCCGCTGGTCTCGCGTGCCGCCTTCGAACGTGTGCAGCGCATGCGTGCCCAGGCGGAAGCAGCTGGCGGCGAACGCGTGTTCCGCGGTGAGACACTCCGCATCGCGCCTTACATCGCGCCCGGCCTCGTGCGTTTCGGGACCACGGAGCAGACACACGCCTACCAACGCGAAGAGCTCTTCGGGCCCGAAGCGTCCCTCTACCCCATCGACGATCTCGACCAGGGAATTGCCGCCGTCAACGATTCCGAATACGGCCTGGCCGCCTCGGTCATGACACGGAGCCGCGCCCACTTCGAGCATTGTGTCGGGAACGTGCGCACGGGCATCCTGAACTGGAACAAGGGCACGATCGGCGCGAGCGGTCGCCTTCCCTTTGGTGGTGGCGGCAAGAGCGGCAATGATCGCCCGGCTGGAATCCTCGCGACCGTCTACTGCACCGTCCCCCAGGCGCACCTGGAATTCGAAGGCGGACTCGACCCCGAGACCCTCCCGCCCGGCTTCCCCCGTTCGTGA